One Candidatus Thermoplasmatota archaeon genomic window carries:
- a CDS encoding Zn-ribbon domain-containing OB-fold protein, with protein sequence MKERITESLGIKEVVGEIPVWYLYTVGIAGEKFFRGLKQGKLIGVRCDRCHKIYLPPKIYCLNCFKELTEKDYLEIDNEGEIYSFTQLQVDLECNKLDKPQTIAFVKFKNVTGGLIQRIESKKLKIGMKVKVKFDRVSDDNLMNIYFVPK encoded by the coding sequence ATGAAGGAGCGAATAACAGAGAGTTTGGGAATTAAAGAAGTAGTAGGCGAAATTCCAGTTTGGTATTTATATACTGTTGGCATAGCAGGTGAAAAATTCTTTCGAGGTTTGAAGCAAGGTAAGCTGATAGGTGTTAGATGTGATAGATGCCATAAGATATATTTGCCGCCTAAAATTTATTGTCTAAATTGTTTTAAAGAGCTAACTGAGAAAGATTATCTAGAAATAGATAACGAAGGCGAAATTTATTCTTTCACTCAGCTTCAAGTTGATTTAGAATGTAATAAATTGGATAAGCCTCAAACTATAGCTTTTGTTAAATTCAAAAACGTTACAGGAGGACTTATTCAAAGAATAGAATCTAAAAAGTTAAAAATCGGTATGAAAGTAAAAGTTAAATTCGATAGAGTCAGCGATGATAATTTGATGAATATCTATTTTGTACCTAAATAG
- a CDS encoding acyl-CoA dehydrogenase family protein — MRLELTEEQLKFKALVREFAEKEIAPIAQEIDRDGRFPSEVITKAAKLGLLGITIPKEYGGLGLDNISYAIAIEEISKVSGSLGLTLEAHNSLCTWHIYNKGTEEQRKKYVVPLAKGQYLGAWALTEPLAGSDAASIQTTAVREGDYWVINGTKLFITNSDIAGTIVVMAVTDKSKRAKGISAFIIEKGTEGLSYGKEEDKLGLRACRTVEVILENCKVPKENLLGGEGMGFIGAMETLYGGRVGVAAMAVGIAQAAYEVSLKYSKQRKQFGKYICEFQAIQWMLANMATEIEAARLLALRAAYLADIGKRYVKEASMAKLFASEVAMKITAQAIQILGGYGYTEDYPVERFFRDVKLCEIGEGTSEVERLIISREILKEL, encoded by the coding sequence ATGAGGCTAGAGCTAACAGAAGAGCAGCTAAAGTTCAAAGCGTTAGTAAGAGAATTTGCAGAAAAAGAGATTGCTCCTATAGCGCAAGAAATAGATAGAGACGGCAGATTTCCATCTGAGGTAATAACTAAAGCTGCAAAACTTGGCTTACTAGGAATAACTATTCCAAAAGAATACGGCGGTCTCGGCTTAGATAATATAAGCTATGCCATTGCAATAGAAGAAATTTCTAAAGTCTCGGGCTCTTTAGGTCTAACTTTAGAAGCTCATAACTCGCTTTGTACATGGCATATTTATAATAAAGGTACTGAGGAGCAGCGCAAAAAATATGTCGTTCCGCTTGCTAAAGGTCAGTACTTGGGCGCATGGGCTTTAACAGAGCCTTTAGCAGGTAGCGATGCCGCAAGTATACAGACAACTGCAGTACGCGAAGGTGACTATTGGGTAATTAACGGGACTAAATTATTCATTACGAACAGCGACATTGCAGGCACTATAGTTGTAATGGCTGTAACTGATAAGAGCAAACGCGCTAAGGGTATATCCGCATTTATTATAGAAAAAGGTACTGAAGGATTAAGCTACGGTAAAGAAGAGGATAAACTTGGTTTAAGAGCATGCAGAACTGTAGAAGTTATTTTAGAGAATTGCAAAGTACCTAAAGAAAATTTACTTGGTGGAGAGGGAATGGGCTTTATAGGCGCAATGGAAACTCTATACGGTGGTAGAGTTGGAGTTGCTGCAATGGCTGTAGGTATAGCGCAAGCTGCCTATGAGGTTTCTTTAAAATATTCTAAACAGCGTAAGCAGTTTGGTAAATATATTTGCGAATTTCAAGCTATTCAATGGATGCTTGCTAATATGGCTACGGAGATAGAAGCTGCAAGATTATTAGCTCTTAGAGCTGCTTATCTTGCAGATATAGGTAAAAGATATGTAAAAGAAGCTTCAATGGCTAAACTATTTGCAAGCGAAGTAGCGATGAAAATAACAGCTCAAGCAATTCAGATTTTGGGAGGCTATGGGTATACTGAAGACTATCCTGTAGAGCGATTTTTTAGAGATGTAAAGCTCTGTGAAATAGGAGAAGGTACTAGTGAAGTGGAAAGATTGATAATCTCAAGAGAAATTCTGAAAGAGTTATAG
- a CDS encoding acetoacetate--CoA ligase — translation MGKLLWKPSEELINQANMTKFISFVNEKYGLEINSYHKLHKWSIENIPDFWAAMWEFGRIIASRSYEKVVDDLTKFPGAKWFTKARLNFAENLLRYRDEKVAFIFRGETQKRSEISYAELYNQVARLAKSMLKHGLAPGDRVGAYMPNLIETVVAMLATTSIGAIWAGCGAELGPAAVLDRLGQIEPKLLFVADGYFYKGKSFDTLASAKKIAKEIHSLEKVIVVPFVQEKLDTSDIPKAVRYDDFLLPEKQPKIQFEQLPFEHPVYIMFSSGTTGKPKCMVQGVGVLINHLKELILHTDLKREDVITYITSPSWMMWHWLVSSLSVGATVVLYDGNPNYPDWSAMWKLVQDEKITIFGCSASYINYLKSVGFEPRKHFNLSSLREISQTGSPLSTEGFEWVYKAIKEDLHFNSISGGTDINGCFAAGSPTLPVYAGELQALALGMKVKCYDENGSSILDAQGELVCEAPSPSMPLYFWNDSNNEKYLDDYFRYYDKNVWRHGDYIVIHSDTGGITFYGRSDAVLKPSGVRIGTAEIYNVVERLPEIADSLAVGQNWKGDQRVILFVKLAQGYSLTEELKDKIIKTLRENASPRHVPALIMETPEIPYTFNQKKVEIAVTNILHGKPVTNRDALINPESLDYFESILPSLQEK, via the coding sequence GAAAACTGCTTTGGAAACCAAGTGAAGAGCTCATAAACCAGGCTAATATGACTAAATTTATTAGTTTTGTCAATGAGAAGTACGGTCTTGAAATCAACTCTTACCATAAACTGCATAAATGGTCAATTGAAAATATACCTGATTTTTGGGCTGCTATGTGGGAATTCGGCAGAATTATCGCTTCACGAAGCTATGAAAAGGTTGTTGATGACTTAACTAAATTCCCAGGTGCAAAATGGTTTACAAAAGCAAGATTGAACTTTGCCGAGAACCTTTTGAGGTACAGGGACGAGAAAGTGGCTTTCATTTTCAGAGGAGAGACCCAGAAGCGTTCTGAAATCAGCTATGCTGAACTCTATAATCAAGTAGCTCGTCTAGCAAAATCGATGCTAAAACATGGCCTGGCGCCTGGAGATAGAGTTGGCGCTTATATGCCAAATTTAATAGAGACTGTCGTTGCTATGCTCGCTACTACTAGTATCGGTGCTATATGGGCTGGCTGTGGCGCTGAGCTTGGTCCTGCTGCAGTACTTGATCGCCTTGGTCAAATTGAGCCGAAACTTTTGTTCGTGGCAGATGGTTATTTCTATAAAGGGAAGAGCTTTGATACTTTAGCTAGCGCTAAAAAAATTGCAAAAGAAATTCATTCGCTAGAAAAAGTTATCGTGGTTCCTTTCGTGCAAGAAAAACTTGACACTAGCGATATTCCTAAAGCAGTACGATATGATGACTTTTTATTGCCTGAAAAACAGCCTAAAATTCAATTTGAGCAATTGCCTTTCGAGCACCCTGTATATATTATGTTCTCTTCAGGAACTACCGGCAAACCAAAATGTATGGTACAAGGAGTTGGTGTGCTTATTAATCACTTGAAAGAGTTAATCCTTCATACAGATCTAAAAAGAGAAGATGTAATTACATACATAACAAGTCCTAGCTGGATGATGTGGCATTGGCTGGTAAGCTCTCTATCCGTTGGAGCTACTGTGGTACTGTATGACGGCAATCCTAATTATCCCGACTGGAGCGCTATGTGGAAATTAGTTCAGGATGAAAAAATAACTATTTTCGGCTGTAGTGCAAGTTATATTAATTATCTAAAAAGCGTTGGATTCGAGCCTCGAAAGCATTTCAATTTGTCATCGCTACGAGAAATATCTCAGACAGGTTCACCGCTCTCAACTGAAGGATTTGAATGGGTCTACAAAGCAATCAAAGAAGATCTACATTTCAATTCTATTTCAGGCGGTACCGATATCAACGGCTGTTTCGCTGCGGGAAGCCCAACATTGCCAGTATACGCAGGCGAACTTCAAGCGCTAGCTTTGGGAATGAAAGTAAAGTGTTACGATGAAAATGGTAGCTCAATACTGGACGCACAAGGGGAGCTTGTTTGCGAAGCGCCTTCACCCTCTATGCCACTCTACTTCTGGAACGATTCAAATAATGAAAAGTATTTAGACGATTATTTCAGGTACTATGATAAGAATGTATGGCGGCACGGCGACTATATAGTAATTCACAGCGACACAGGCGGAATAACATTTTATGGGCGTTCAGATGCAGTTTTAAAGCCCTCCGGAGTTAGAATAGGTACAGCTGAAATATATAACGTGGTAGAAAGATTGCCTGAAATTGCAGATAGTTTAGCGGTAGGGCAGAATTGGAAAGGCGATCAGCGTGTGATTTTGTTCGTTAAACTTGCTCAAGGATATAGTTTAACAGAAGAGCTGAAAGATAAAATAATAAAAACCTTGCGAGAGAATGCTTCTCCTAGGCATGTTCCAGCTTTAATTATGGAAACGCCGGAAATTCCTTACACTTTCAATCAAAAGAAAGTTGAGATTGCAGTCACTAATATATTACATGGCAAGCCTGTTACAAACAGAGATGCTCTAATTAATCCAGAATCACTAGACTATTTTGAGTCTATCCTTCCTAGCCTTCAAGAAAAGTGA
- a CDS encoding acyl-CoA dehydrogenase yields MDLKLTEEQELIKKTVRDFAAKEIAPVAQEIDKERRYPAEIINKLSKLGLMGITIPSEDCGAGLDTVSYTIAIEELSKASAAVGAIVAVHHLACEVIRKFGTREQKRKYLANLASGKYLGAFALTEPNAGSDASAIEMSAKLEGNEYVLNGKKLFIVNGAQASVVNVFAKTDATKGAKGISAFIVEKDFHGFSVGKTIGKLGIRGCEITELLFENCKVPKENLIGQENEGFKIALASLDSGRIGIASQALGIAQAAFEEALKYSKQRKQFGKFICEFQAIQWMLANMATEIEAARLLVYKAALAKDRNEKFTLEASMAKLFASEVAVRTAIKAVQIHGGYGYTKDYPVERYFRDSKITEIYEGTNEIQRLIIASQLLGRRTI; encoded by the coding sequence ATGGATTTAAAATTAACCGAGGAGCAAGAATTAATAAAGAAGACTGTAAGAGATTTTGCAGCTAAAGAAATAGCTCCTGTAGCGCAGGAAATAGACAAAGAAAGGAGGTATCCAGCTGAAATTATCAACAAGCTTAGCAAGCTTGGTTTGATGGGTATAACAATCCCTTCAGAAGATTGCGGTGCAGGATTAGATACTGTAAGTTATACAATTGCAATTGAAGAGCTTTCTAAGGCATCTGCAGCTGTAGGTGCTATTGTAGCAGTGCACCATTTAGCTTGCGAAGTAATTAGAAAGTTTGGGACGCGAGAGCAGAAACGTAAATATCTTGCTAATTTAGCTTCTGGAAAATATTTAGGTGCTTTCGCCTTAACTGAACCTAATGCAGGCAGCGATGCCAGCGCAATAGAAATGAGTGCAAAGCTTGAAGGTAATGAATACGTGCTTAACGGTAAGAAGCTATTTATTGTGAACGGTGCGCAAGCAAGCGTTGTTAACGTATTTGCAAAGACAGATGCTACAAAAGGCGCTAAAGGGATATCTGCATTTATTGTAGAAAAAGACTTTCATGGATTTTCTGTTGGTAAAACAATCGGCAAGCTAGGCATAAGAGGCTGTGAAATCACAGAATTATTGTTTGAGAACTGCAAAGTACCAAAAGAAAATTTGATTGGTCAAGAAAACGAGGGTTTTAAAATTGCACTTGCTTCACTTGACTCTGGCAGAATTGGTATCGCATCGCAAGCTTTGGGTATAGCGCAGGCTGCTTTCGAAGAAGCTCTTAAATATTCTAAGCAACGCAAACAATTCGGTAAATTTATTTGCGAATTTCAAGCTATTCAATGGATGCTCGCTAATATGGCTACGGAGATAGAAGCTGCAAGATTGCTAGTTTACAAAGCAGCGCTTGCAAAAGACAGAAATGAAAAATTCACTTTGGAAGCTTCAATGGCGAAACTATTTGCAAGCGAAGTAGCTGTAAGAACTGCGATAAAAGCAGTTCAAATACACGGGGGCTACGGCTATACAAAAGATTATCCTGTTGAGCGCTATTTCAGAGATTCTAAGATAACAGAAATCTACGAAGGCACTAATGAGATTCAAAGATTGATAATTGCATCGCAACTTTTAGGTAGGCGAACTATTTAG
- a CDS encoding (Fe-S)-binding protein yields the protein MQTLIQKYDLLGCVQCGKCTGSCPIALKSELRIRRLVYEAIITKDFQFDKKELWDCTTCATCELRCPKKAKPLDFICELRSRVIEKGRIPTTLRNALESTLKHKNPWGRAKEKRSDWCSELGIKRLDEGKQAELLLYVGCTPAYDPRCQNIAKALAKIFQSLKVNFGILGNEECCCGNEMKKAGEEGLFELLAEENISVFKKYNIDEIITISPHCYNTFKNDYPKFGAELNVKHYTEFLSELLEKGSLNLKSVKENKVITFHDPCYLGKRNKTFEEPRKIIAGIKNLEFREFDRCKETSLCCEGGGGRMWLESEVGKERLSEVRVKDAIELGAEIILTSCPFCLLTLEDAVKTTNSEDKIKVMDLAEITAEALS from the coding sequence ATGCAAACTCTTATACAGAAATACGATTTGCTGGGCTGTGTGCAGTGCGGCAAATGCACAGGCTCATGCCCAATAGCTCTAAAATCAGAATTAAGAATAAGGAGGCTTGTTTACGAAGCAATAATCACAAAAGATTTTCAATTTGATAAAAAAGAGCTTTGGGATTGTACTACCTGCGCTACCTGCGAGTTAAGATGCCCTAAGAAGGCAAAGCCGCTCGACTTCATTTGCGAGCTTAGGAGTAGGGTAATAGAAAAAGGCAGAATACCAACAACTTTACGTAATGCATTAGAGAGTACTTTAAAGCACAAGAACCCTTGGGGAAGAGCCAAAGAGAAAAGAAGTGACTGGTGCTCCGAGCTTGGTATAAAAAGGCTTGATGAAGGTAAGCAGGCAGAACTACTTCTATACGTTGGCTGTACCCCAGCTTACGATCCAAGATGCCAAAATATTGCTAAAGCGCTTGCTAAAATTTTTCAGTCTTTAAAAGTTAATTTCGGAATTTTAGGTAATGAAGAATGCTGCTGCGGCAACGAAATGAAGAAAGCAGGTGAAGAGGGACTTTTCGAGCTACTTGCAGAAGAGAATATATCAGTATTTAAAAAATACAATATCGATGAGATTATCACAATTTCGCCGCACTGCTATAACACATTCAAAAACGACTACCCTAAATTTGGAGCTGAGCTAAATGTAAAGCATTATACTGAGTTTCTTTCAGAACTGCTTGAGAAAGGCAGCTTGAATTTAAAATCAGTTAAAGAAAATAAAGTCATAACTTTTCATGACCCTTGCTATTTAGGCAAAAGGAACAAAACATTTGAAGAACCTCGCAAAATTATTGCCGGTATAAAAAATTTAGAGTTTAGGGAATTTGATCGATGCAAAGAAACATCTTTGTGCTGCGAGGGCGGTGGCGGCAGAATGTGGCTTGAAAGTGAAGTAGGTAAGGAAAGGCTCAGCGAAGTTAGAGTTAAAGATGCAATTGAGCTTGGTGCTGAAATTATTCTCACATCATGTCCTTTCTGTCTACTTACTCTTGAAGACGCAGTTAAAACTACGAATAGCGAAGATAAAATTAAGGTTATGGATTTAGCTGAAATAACTGCTGAGGCATTGAGTTAA
- a CDS encoding Zn-ribbon domain-containing OB-fold protein: protein MVEYKGTAIKGEDIRTKVLAIEYKPVAKYCWSTGIAIGRFLKELKNGKIIGRKCNKCSRVTTPPRMFCEKCFRESDEWVYLKDTGTVNTFALSYIAFDTTKLEKPVIPAVIWLDGADNAGFLHILGEAEPKDVKIGMRVKAVWKEANERKGDITDIKYFKPLE from the coding sequence ATGGTAGAATATAAAGGTACTGCAATTAAAGGAGAGGATATAAGAACCAAAGTATTAGCTATCGAATATAAACCTGTTGCAAAATATTGCTGGTCTACAGGTATAGCAATAGGTAGATTTTTGAAAGAGCTGAAAAACGGTAAAATTATAGGCAGAAAATGTAACAAATGCAGTAGAGTTACAACCCCTCCACGTATGTTCTGCGAAAAGTGTTTTAGAGAAAGTGATGAATGGGTCTATTTAAAAGATACAGGTACTGTAAATACATTTGCACTTTCTTATATTGCTTTCGATACAACCAAGTTAGAGAAGCCAGTAATTCCGGCTGTAATCTGGCTAGACGGCGCTGATAATGCAGGCTTTCTGCACATTCTTGGCGAAGCAGAGCCTAAAGATGTAAAAATTGGTATGAGAGTAAAAGCTGTTTGGAAAGAAGCAAATGAAAGGAAAGGCGATATTACAGATATAAAATATTTCAAGCCTTTGGAGTAG
- a CDS encoding electron transfer flavoprotein subunit beta/FixA family protein, with the protein MEIIVCAKQVPDTTEAELKISEDKKSVKIANLPLDINEWDNYALEEAILIKEKFSGFVRVITIGSSNADTMLRMCLAKGADEAVRIDTVEQLDGYLTSLLLAQAIKEQNYKFDLILTGVQSSDYAQAQVGGMLAELLNVPHATIVTKIELEGKSAKVERELEGGTKELLIINLPAVFTVQSGINEPRYASMLGIKRASAKEIKLLRLGELKPKVVIENLFIPPKLKKAEILTGGLDEATAKLSSIIKEKGLLR; encoded by the coding sequence ATGGAAATAATCGTATGTGCTAAGCAAGTTCCTGATACTACTGAGGCTGAGCTTAAAATTAGTGAAGATAAAAAGAGCGTTAAAATAGCAAATCTTCCTCTAGATATAAATGAATGGGATAATTATGCGTTGGAGGAGGCTATTTTAATTAAAGAAAAATTTTCAGGCTTTGTTAGAGTTATTACAATAGGCTCTTCAAATGCAGATACAATGCTGAGAATGTGCTTAGCAAAAGGCGCGGATGAAGCTGTGAGAATAGATACAGTGGAGCAACTTGATGGCTATTTAACTTCATTACTTCTAGCTCAAGCAATAAAGGAGCAGAATTACAAGTTTGATCTAATACTAACTGGGGTGCAATCTTCAGACTACGCACAGGCACAAGTTGGAGGTATGCTTGCAGAGCTCTTAAATGTGCCCCATGCAACGATAGTTACTAAAATTGAGCTTGAAGGAAAGAGTGCGAAAGTAGAAAGAGAGCTTGAGGGCGGTACTAAAGAGTTGCTGATTATAAATTTACCTGCAGTTTTCACTGTACAATCAGGTATAAACGAGCCTAGATACGCTTCTATGCTCGGTATAAAAAGGGCTTCCGCTAAAGAGATAAAATTGCTGAGGCTGGGAGAGCTGAAACCTAAAGTTGTAATTGAAAATTTATTTATTCCTCCTAAACTAAAGAAAGCAGAAATTCTAACAGGAGGTTTAGATGAAGCTACTGCCAAATTAAGTTCTATTATAAAAGAGAAAGGTCTGTTGAGATGA
- a CDS encoding acetyl-CoA acetyltransferase has translation MQKVAIVGIGQSQTNSIISDLSYKELMFQAAVRAYNDAGIEAKAVESFICCSEDFLEGTSIADEYVPDQLGGMQKAVCTIGGNGLHGIVNAYMQIRTGLIDLALVEAHSKISDVLSLNYILEFGFDPLYNRLGVNPHFLAGLEMTRFLYENKLKRELCAEVVVKNKKNALDNPIACYGSNLKVEDVLNSEVVSYPLTKLDISQLADACTVVILASAAKVRNKERAIWIKGVGWCNDVYSLELRELARATCVEKAGEMAYKLSKTMPKNIDLAEIDDTYSYKELQHLKALKLSERTNVNISGGSLGMGYTFENSGLLRLAEVVYQLRGEAGKRQIKNAETGLAQAWRGIPTNSSAVIILER, from the coding sequence ATGCAAAAAGTAGCAATTGTCGGTATAGGCCAGTCGCAAACTAACAGTATAATCTCAGACCTTTCCTATAAAGAATTAATGTTTCAAGCTGCTGTAAGAGCCTATAATGATGCAGGAATTGAAGCTAAGGCTGTGGAAAGCTTCATTTGCTGCTCTGAGGACTTCTTAGAAGGTACAAGTATTGCAGATGAATATGTTCCAGACCAGTTAGGCGGTATGCAGAAGGCGGTATGCACAATTGGCGGTAACGGCTTGCACGGTATAGTCAATGCCTATATGCAAATACGCACAGGGTTGATAGATCTAGCGCTTGTAGAAGCGCACAGCAAAATTTCAGATGTTTTAAGTTTGAATTATATTCTTGAATTCGGCTTCGACCCTCTCTATAATAGACTTGGCGTCAATCCACATTTTCTTGCAGGGTTGGAAATGACCAGATTTTTATACGAGAACAAGCTGAAAAGGGAGCTTTGCGCTGAGGTAGTTGTAAAGAACAAAAAGAACGCGCTTGACAATCCAATCGCATGTTACGGAAGCAATTTAAAGGTAGAAGATGTGCTGAACTCTGAGGTTGTTTCTTACCCTTTGACTAAACTTGATATTTCTCAGCTTGCAGACGCATGCACAGTTGTGATTTTAGCAAGTGCTGCAAAAGTAAGAAACAAGGAAAGAGCTATTTGGATAAAAGGTGTAGGCTGGTGCAACGATGTTTACTCTTTAGAGCTTAGAGAACTTGCAAGAGCTACCTGCGTAGAGAAAGCTGGTGAAATGGCTTACAAACTCAGTAAAACCATGCCCAAGAATATAGATTTAGCAGAAATAGATGATACCTATTCTTATAAAGAGTTACAGCATCTAAAAGCACTGAAATTAAGTGAAAGGACGAATGTGAATATTTCAGGAGGCTCTTTGGGAATGGGTTATACTTTTGAAAACTCAGGTCTTTTAAGACTTGCAGAAGTAGTTTATCAGCTGCGTGGCGAAGCTGGCAAAAGGCAAATAAAGAATGCAGAAACAGGTCTAGCGCAAGCGTGGCGCGGAATACCAACTAATAGTAGCGCAGTAATAATTCTGGAGAGGTGA